A section of the Serratia liquefaciens ATCC 27592 genome encodes:
- the glnK gene encoding P-II family nitrogen regulator, with the protein MKLVTVVIKPFKLEDVREALSSVGIQGLTVSEVKGFGRQKGHAELYRGAEYSVNFLPKVKIDIAIADDQLDEVVDVISKAAYTGKIGDGKIFVAELQRVIRIRTGETDEAAL; encoded by the coding sequence ATGAAGCTGGTGACCGTGGTGATTAAACCATTCAAGCTGGAGGACGTGCGTGAAGCCCTATCCTCTGTAGGCATTCAGGGGCTGACCGTAAGCGAAGTAAAAGGCTTTGGTCGCCAGAAGGGGCACGCTGAGCTCTATCGCGGAGCCGAATACAGCGTCAACTTTTTACCTAAAGTAAAAATCGACATCGCTATCGCCGACGATCAGTTGGATGAAGTGGTTGATGTGATTAGTAAAGCGGCGTACACCGGCAAAATCGGTGACGGCAAAATTTTCGTTGCCGAATTGCAACGTGTCATTCGCATTCGCACCGGCGAAACAGACGAAGCAGCACTGTAA
- the amtB gene encoding ammonium transporter AmtB, translated as MKKLLSMLGLSTVTMVPSLALAAPAVADKADNAFMMICTALVLFMTLPGVALFYGGLLRSKNVLSMLTQVTVTFALVCVLWVLYGYSLAFSEGNAFFGGFQTAMLKGIGIDSVTGTFSQMIHVAFQCSFACITVALVVGGFAERIRFSAVVIFAAIWFTISYLPIAHMVWGGGFLAADGALDFAGGTVVHINAASAGLVGAYLLGKRAGFGKEAFKPHNLPMVFTGASILYIGWFGFNAGSASAANGIAALAFLNTVVATAGAILSWTFAEWIVRGKPSLLGACSGCIAGLVAITPAAGTVGVGGALIIGLVGGIAGLWGVVTLKKWLKVDDTCDVFGVHGVCGIVGCLLTGVFTSASLGGTGYAEGVTMGHQVWIQLLSVVITLVWSGVAAFIAFKVAGAIVGLRVPEEQEREGLDVNSHGESAYNQ; from the coding sequence ATGAAAAAACTTTTATCCATGTTGGGCCTGAGTACGGTAACCATGGTTCCTTCTTTGGCCCTGGCCGCTCCGGCGGTCGCAGACAAGGCTGACAACGCCTTCATGATGATTTGCACCGCTTTGGTGCTGTTCATGACCTTGCCGGGTGTCGCTCTGTTTTACGGTGGTTTGCTGCGCTCCAAAAACGTGCTCTCCATGCTGACCCAGGTCACCGTCACCTTCGCATTGGTGTGTGTTCTGTGGGTGCTTTATGGCTACAGTCTGGCGTTCAGCGAAGGTAATGCCTTCTTCGGTGGTTTCCAGACGGCGATGCTGAAAGGCATTGGCATTGACAGCGTCACCGGGACCTTTAGCCAGATGATCCACGTAGCGTTCCAGTGTTCATTCGCTTGTATCACCGTCGCGCTGGTGGTGGGGGGCTTTGCCGAGCGTATCCGCTTCTCGGCGGTAGTGATTTTCGCCGCTATCTGGTTCACCATTTCCTACCTGCCGATTGCCCACATGGTGTGGGGCGGTGGCTTCCTGGCCGCTGATGGCGCGTTGGACTTTGCCGGCGGCACCGTGGTGCATATCAATGCGGCAAGTGCCGGCCTGGTGGGCGCTTATCTGCTCGGCAAGCGTGCTGGTTTCGGTAAGGAAGCTTTCAAACCGCATAACCTGCCGATGGTATTTACCGGCGCTTCTATCCTGTATATCGGCTGGTTCGGCTTTAACGCCGGTTCTGCCAGCGCGGCTAACGGCATTGCGGCCCTGGCTTTCCTGAACACCGTAGTGGCAACCGCAGGCGCTATTCTTTCCTGGACTTTTGCCGAGTGGATTGTGCGCGGTAAACCTTCTCTGCTGGGGGCCTGTTCCGGCTGTATCGCCGGGCTGGTTGCCATCACGCCAGCTGCGGGTACCGTAGGGGTTGGCGGGGCGTTGATTATCGGCCTGGTCGGTGGCATTGCCGGTCTGTGGGGCGTGGTCACGCTGAAGAAATGGCTGAAAGTGGACGATACCTGCGATGTGTTCGGTGTACATGGCGTATGCGGCATCGTCGGATGCTTGCTGACCGGCGTGTTCACCTCCGCCTCGCTGGGCGGAACCGGGTACGCAGAAGGCGTTACCATGGGACATCAGGTATGGATCCAACTGTTGAGCGTGGTGATCACGCTGGTATGGTCTGGAGTGGCCGCCTTCATTGCCTTCAAAGTGGCAGGTGCTATCGTCGGGCTGCGCGTACCGGAAGAGCAGGAGCGCGAAGGTCTGGACGTCAACAGCCATGGTGAGAGTGCCTATAACCAATAA
- a CDS encoding SmdA family multidrug ABC transporter permease/ATP-binding protein — translation MRLFTQIGWYFRREWRRYLGAVVLLIIIAILQLLPPKLVGIIVDGITEKQMSSGVLMAWLGLMLGTAVVVYLLRYVWRVLLFGASYQLAVELRENFYRQLSRQNPAFYLRHRTGDLMARATNDVDRVVFAAGEGVLTLVDSLVMGLAVLVVMSTQISWQLTLLSLIPMPIMAIVIKYYGDQLHQRFKSAQAAFSSLNDQAQESMTSIRMIKAFGLEDHQSNQFAEVAAQTGAKNMHVARVDARFDPTIYIAIGTANLLAIGGGSWMVVNGSLTLGQLTSFVMYLGLMIWPMLALAWMFNIVERGSAAYGRIRSLLEEAPAVTDGEHPLPAGRGSLAVDIRSFHYPGNQHPALHDVTLKLEPGQMLGLCGPTGAGKSTLLSLIQRQFDVDDGQISYQGLPLTQVKLDDWRSRLSVVSQTPFLFSDSVANNIALGNPGATQEQIERAAQLASVHEDIMRLPQGYETEVGERGVMLSGGQKQRISIARALLLDAEILILDDALSAVDGRTEHQILHNLRSWGQNRTVIISAHRLSALTEASEILVIQHGGVAQRGEHASLAAQPGWYRDMYRYQQLEAALDEAPESGEEILANE, via the coding sequence GTGAGACTATTTACCCAAATCGGCTGGTACTTCCGCCGCGAGTGGCGCCGCTACCTGGGGGCAGTGGTGTTGTTGATCATCATTGCCATTCTGCAGCTGTTGCCACCCAAGCTGGTGGGGATCATTGTCGACGGTATTACCGAAAAACAGATGTCCAGCGGCGTGCTGATGGCATGGCTGGGGCTGATGCTCGGCACCGCCGTGGTGGTCTACCTGCTGCGCTACGTATGGCGAGTGTTGCTGTTTGGCGCGTCTTATCAGCTTGCCGTCGAACTGCGTGAAAATTTCTACCGCCAGCTTAGCCGCCAGAACCCGGCTTTCTATCTGCGCCACCGTACCGGCGATCTGATGGCACGTGCCACCAATGATGTCGATCGGGTCGTTTTCGCTGCCGGTGAAGGGGTGTTGACGCTGGTCGATTCGCTGGTAATGGGCTTGGCGGTGCTGGTGGTGATGAGCACCCAAATTAGCTGGCAGTTGACGCTGCTGTCGTTGATCCCTATGCCCATCATGGCGATCGTTATCAAGTATTACGGCGATCAGTTGCATCAGCGCTTTAAATCGGCGCAGGCGGCGTTCTCCAGCCTGAACGATCAGGCGCAGGAAAGCATGACCAGCATCCGCATGATTAAGGCGTTTGGTCTGGAGGATCACCAATCCAATCAATTTGCCGAAGTGGCCGCCCAAACCGGCGCCAAAAATATGCACGTAGCGCGGGTAGATGCGCGTTTTGACCCGACGATTTACATCGCTATCGGTACCGCCAATCTGTTGGCTATTGGCGGTGGCAGCTGGATGGTGGTCAATGGCTCCCTGACGCTTGGGCAACTGACCAGCTTCGTGATGTACCTCGGCCTGATGATTTGGCCGATGCTGGCGCTGGCCTGGATGTTCAACATTGTTGAACGCGGCAGTGCGGCATACGGCCGCATTCGCAGCCTGCTGGAGGAAGCGCCGGCAGTGACCGACGGTGAGCATCCATTGCCGGCGGGGCGTGGCAGCCTGGCCGTCGATATCCGATCCTTCCACTATCCTGGCAACCAGCACCCGGCGTTGCACGATGTCACGTTGAAGCTGGAGCCGGGTCAGATGCTTGGCCTGTGTGGCCCGACCGGTGCCGGTAAGTCAACGTTACTGTCGTTGATCCAGCGCCAGTTTGATGTGGATGATGGCCAGATTAGCTATCAGGGATTGCCGCTGACCCAGGTGAAGCTCGACGACTGGCGCTCGCGACTGTCTGTGGTGAGTCAGACGCCATTCTTGTTCTCGGACAGCGTGGCCAACAATATTGCGCTGGGGAATCCGGGTGCGACGCAGGAACAGATTGAGCGTGCGGCCCAGTTGGCCAGCGTGCATGAAGACATTATGCGCCTGCCGCAAGGCTATGAAACTGAAGTGGGCGAGCGTGGCGTGATGCTGTCCGGTGGCCAGAAACAGCGTATTTCTATTGCCCGTGCACTGTTACTGGATGCAGAAATCTTGATCCTCGACGATGCGTTGTCGGCGGTAGATGGTCGAACCGAACACCAAATCCTGCACAATTTGCGCAGTTGGGGACAAAACCGGACGGTGATTATCAGCGCGCACCGGCTTTCGGCACTGACCGAAGCCAGCGAAATTCTGGTGATACAACACGGCGGCGTGGCTCAGCGTGGCGAACATGCGTCCCTGGCGGCCCAACCGGGCTGGTACCGCGATATGTACCGCTATCAGCAACTGGAAGCGGCGCTGGATGAGGCACCGGAAAGCGGCGAGGAGATACTGGCCAATGAATAA
- a CDS encoding acyl-CoA thioesterase, with amino-acid sequence MHQTFIKVRGYHLDVYQHVNNARYLEFLEEARWDWLENQEGFRWMTENNIAFIVVNININYRTPAVLGDKLRIDSQMVQLNGKSGVLSQKVTQDATGAPVADAMLTFVCVDLKTQRALPIEGQLREHLQVLTLSEEG; translated from the coding sequence ATGCATCAGACCTTTATCAAAGTCCGTGGTTATCATCTCGATGTTTACCAACATGTTAACAATGCACGCTATCTCGAATTTCTCGAGGAGGCGCGCTGGGATTGGCTGGAGAACCAGGAGGGCTTCCGTTGGATGACGGAAAACAACATCGCCTTTATCGTGGTTAATATCAATATCAATTACCGCACGCCGGCGGTGCTGGGAGACAAGTTGCGTATCGACAGTCAGATGGTGCAGCTTAACGGTAAAAGCGGCGTGCTGAGCCAAAAGGTGACGCAGGATGCCACGGGCGCGCCGGTCGCGGATGCGATGCTGACCTTTGTCTGCGTCGATTTGAAAACTCAGCGGGCGTTGCCGATTGAAGGGCAACTGCGCGAACACCTTCAGGTGCTCACGCTGTCGGAAGAAGGGTAA
- a CDS encoding Lrp/AsnC family transcriptional regulator, whose protein sequence is MLDKTDRKLLCMLQQDCTQPLQALADAVNLTSTPCWKRLKRLEEEGYIRGRVALLDNEKLGLSLTAFVLIKTQQHSSEWYQTFVQLTQQMPEVLAFYRMAGEYDYLMQVEVADMKSYDSFYKRLVNGVPGLIDVTSSFAMEKIKYTTALPVPE, encoded by the coding sequence ATGTTAGATAAAACAGACCGTAAGTTACTGTGCATGCTGCAACAGGACTGCACCCAGCCGCTGCAGGCGCTGGCCGATGCGGTCAATCTGACGTCGACGCCTTGCTGGAAAAGGCTGAAACGGCTGGAAGAGGAAGGCTATATCCGTGGGCGGGTCGCGCTGCTGGATAATGAAAAACTCGGGTTGAGCCTGACGGCATTTGTGCTGATCAAAACCCAGCAGCACAGCAGCGAGTGGTATCAGACGTTCGTGCAACTGACCCAGCAGATGCCGGAGGTGCTGGCATTTTACCGCATGGCGGGGGAGTACGATTACCTGATGCAGGTCGAAGTGGCAGATATGAAGAGCTACGACAGCTTTTACAAGCGTTTGGTGAACGGGGTACCTGGGCTGATCGACGTCACCTCCAGCTTCGCGATGGAAAAAATCAAATACACCACCGCCCTGCCGGTTCCTGAGTGA
- a CDS encoding SgrR family transcriptional regulator produces MRLTHRLSQYQRLYQQLGAAPVAITIGELAALFYCSERHARTLVQQLQDQGWLSWQSQPGRGKRARLQCLKTPDELRAAHLQRLLHDGDHQGALEMAQLAPQHLQELLSPHLGGQWQAGSPTLRIPYYRTLESLDPLTLTGRAEQHLVATLHAGLTRFITGNPEPQSDLAHHWQISHDGLRWQFFLRSQLRWHNGEMLTGQQLLQTLEKLQRHPRSRPSLANVKAISLPHALCLQFDLQHPDYWLAHRLAELPCLLTHPEAAGIGAGPFKLTLNEAHLVRLEQHPFYHLQHPYLESIEYWITPELQVDAAYTSCQHPVRITIGQQEEMALARPVQRSMSLGWCYLAVNLKHGVLNEAQGQKLLMLIQQSGLLANLPVPNSVITPSHEMLPGWAIPRHQVDDEIALPAKLTLLYRPPVELETVTVALQQLLARHGCELELRYYAGKRWQSAEQIEQADLLLADNLIGESPEATLESWLRQDTLWRGILPDDRWRHQQQTLQQIQQLPAQQPRYEQLKEYYQQLMRAAIITPLFHYQYQISAPPRIHGVTLTAHGWFDFCQAWLPPPLDSTEPLSPDLMGPAQR; encoded by the coding sequence ATGCGCCTGACCCATCGTCTCAGCCAGTATCAACGCCTGTATCAACAGCTCGGTGCTGCGCCGGTGGCCATCACCATCGGCGAACTCGCAGCCCTGTTCTATTGCAGCGAACGCCATGCTCGCACGCTGGTACAACAGCTACAGGATCAGGGCTGGCTAAGCTGGCAGTCACAGCCCGGTCGCGGCAAGCGGGCTCGCCTGCAGTGTTTGAAAACCCCGGATGAGCTGCGCGCCGCACACTTGCAGCGCTTACTGCATGACGGCGACCACCAGGGCGCGTTGGAAATGGCGCAGTTGGCGCCGCAGCATTTGCAGGAGTTGCTCAGCCCGCATCTCGGCGGCCAGTGGCAAGCAGGCAGCCCAACGCTGCGTATCCCCTATTACCGCACGCTGGAATCTCTGGATCCACTGACCCTGACCGGCCGCGCCGAACAACATTTGGTTGCCACCCTGCATGCCGGGCTGACGCGCTTCATTACCGGCAATCCTGAACCGCAATCCGATCTGGCACATCACTGGCAAATCAGCCATGACGGCCTGCGCTGGCAGTTCTTCCTGCGCAGTCAATTGCGCTGGCACAACGGTGAAATGCTGACCGGCCAGCAGCTGTTGCAAACGCTGGAAAAGCTGCAACGACACCCTCGCAGCCGGCCTAGCCTAGCCAACGTTAAGGCCATCAGCCTGCCGCATGCGCTGTGTCTGCAGTTTGATTTACAGCATCCCGACTACTGGTTGGCGCATCGTCTTGCGGAATTGCCTTGCCTGCTAACCCACCCGGAGGCCGCAGGCATTGGCGCTGGCCCTTTCAAACTGACGCTAAACGAGGCGCATTTGGTACGGCTGGAACAGCATCCGTTTTACCATTTGCAGCATCCTTATCTTGAGAGTATCGAGTATTGGATCACCCCGGAGCTACAGGTCGACGCGGCTTACACCAGTTGCCAGCACCCGGTGCGCATAACCATCGGCCAGCAGGAAGAGATGGCGCTGGCACGGCCGGTGCAACGCAGCATGAGCCTGGGCTGGTGCTATCTGGCGGTCAATTTGAAACACGGCGTGCTCAACGAAGCCCAGGGCCAAAAACTGCTGATGTTGATCCAGCAATCTGGCCTGTTGGCCAATCTGCCGGTACCAAACAGCGTCATCACCCCCAGCCACGAAATGCTGCCAGGCTGGGCCATCCCTCGGCATCAGGTCGATGATGAGATAGCCCTTCCCGCCAAATTGACGCTGCTGTATCGGCCACCGGTAGAACTGGAAACGGTCACTGTGGCTCTGCAGCAGCTTTTGGCACGCCACGGCTGCGAGCTGGAACTGCGTTATTACGCGGGTAAACGCTGGCAAAGCGCCGAACAAATCGAACAGGCCGACCTGCTGCTGGCCGATAACCTGATCGGTGAGTCACCGGAAGCGACGCTGGAAAGCTGGCTGCGGCAAGATACGCTGTGGCGCGGCATTCTGCCCGACGATCGCTGGCGACATCAGCAGCAGACGCTGCAGCAGATCCAACAGTTACCTGCACAGCAACCGCGTTATGAGCAGTTGAAAGAGTATTATCAGCAGCTGATGAGGGCGGCGATCATCACGCCCTTGTTTCACTATCAGTATCAAATTAGCGCACCGCCGCGCATTCATGGGGTTACTCTGACCGCCCATGGCTGGTTCGATTTCTGCCAGGCCTGGCTGCCGCCGCCGCTGGACTCGACAGAGCCGCTTTCCCCAGACTTAATGGGCCCGGCCCAGCGGTAA
- the cof gene encoding HMP-PP phosphatase — protein MYRLAAFDMDGTLLTPDHRVGPETLAVLKQLVEREMVVTFATGRHYLDAQPIMAQLGLQGYLITGNGTRVYDHLGQQLHATDLPAEIAEEVLHTHWHTVASMHVFRDEGWMTEFAVPEEMLRAHHLSGFRYQLTEVRRLPAFGNSKVCFVGPHVELLKLQIQLREQFGTRVDLCFSAYECLEVLPLGCNKGTALDTLSRHLGLKMADCMAFGDAMNDREMLATVGHGVVMGNALPQLKSSLPQLQVIGHCEQQAVAHYLQHWLRSPYLTYSPEL, from the coding sequence ATGTATCGCCTGGCGGCTTTTGATATGGATGGCACATTGTTGACACCGGATCACCGGGTCGGGCCGGAAACTCTGGCGGTGCTAAAGCAACTGGTTGAACGGGAGATGGTTGTCACCTTCGCTACCGGGCGTCACTACCTGGACGCGCAGCCGATCATGGCGCAACTGGGTCTGCAAGGCTATCTGATTACCGGCAACGGTACGCGGGTTTACGATCATCTGGGGCAACAACTTCACGCCACCGATTTGCCTGCTGAGATAGCCGAAGAGGTGCTGCACACCCATTGGCATACGGTTGCCAGCATGCACGTCTTCCGTGACGAAGGCTGGATGACCGAGTTTGCGGTACCGGAAGAAATGTTGCGGGCTCATCATCTGAGCGGCTTCCGTTATCAGCTTACCGAAGTGCGTCGTTTACCGGCATTCGGCAACAGCAAGGTGTGCTTCGTTGGACCACATGTGGAACTGCTTAAGCTGCAGATTCAGCTACGAGAACAGTTTGGAACACGCGTTGATCTCTGTTTCTCTGCCTATGAATGCCTGGAGGTCTTGCCGTTGGGGTGTAACAAAGGCACCGCGCTGGATACGTTGAGCCGCCATCTGGGGCTGAAGATGGCGGACTGCATGGCGTTTGGCGATGCCATGAACGACAGGGAAATGCTGGCGACGGTAGGGCACGGCGTGGTGATGGGCAATGCCCTGCCGCAGCTGAAGTCTTCACTGCCACAACTACAGGTTATCGGCCATTGCGAACAGCAGGCGGTGGCTCACTATTTGCAACATTGGCTGCGTTCACCTTACCTCACCTATTCCCCCGAATTATGA
- a CDS encoding SmdB family multidrug efflux ABC transporter permease/ATP-binding protein produces MNKMQKLWPTLKRLLAYGSPYRKPLGLAVLMLWVAAAAEVAGPILISYFIDNYVAKGQLPLMIVCGLAAAYILLELLAAALHYFQALLFNQAAVGVVQRLRTDVMDAALRQPLSAFDTQPVGQLISRVTNDTEVIKDLYVMVVSTVLKSAALIGAMLVAMFSLDWRMALVAICIFPAVFVVMGIYQYYSIPIVRRVRSYLADINDGFNEVINGMGVIQQFRQQIRFGERMSAASRSHYTARMQTLRLDGFLLRPLLSLFSALVLCGLLMLFGFSGEGSIGVGVLYAFINYLGRLNEPLIELTSQQSILQQAVVAGERIFELMDRRQQSYGTDDRPLESGRIDIEDLSFAYRDDKKVLQHISLSVPSRGFVALVGHTGSGKSTLANLLMGYYPVNQGEVRLDGRPLASLSHRTLRQGVAMVQQDPVVIAESVLANVTLGRNISEEIVWQALETVQLAELVRSFPQGIHTRLGEQGNNLSVGQKQLLAMARVLVQAPQILILDEATANIDSGTEQAIQRALRLIREHTTLVVIAHRLSTIVDADSILVLHRGQAVEQGNHQQLLAQQGRYYQMYQLQLVGEELAAANREETQPA; encoded by the coding sequence ATGAATAAGATGCAAAAGCTGTGGCCGACGCTGAAACGGTTGCTGGCTTATGGATCGCCATACCGCAAACCTCTGGGGCTGGCGGTGTTGATGTTGTGGGTTGCGGCGGCAGCGGAAGTCGCCGGGCCGATCCTGATCAGTTATTTTATCGATAACTATGTGGCTAAGGGCCAGTTGCCGCTGATGATCGTCTGCGGGCTGGCGGCGGCCTATATTCTGCTGGAGCTGTTGGCGGCGGCGCTGCACTATTTTCAAGCGTTGTTGTTCAATCAGGCCGCGGTCGGGGTGGTTCAACGCCTGCGTACCGACGTGATGGACGCCGCGTTGCGTCAGCCGCTCAGCGCTTTTGATACGCAGCCGGTGGGGCAGTTGATCTCGCGAGTGACCAATGACACCGAGGTGATTAAAGACCTGTACGTCATGGTAGTGTCCACCGTATTGAAAAGCGCTGCGCTGATTGGCGCCATGCTGGTGGCGATGTTCAGCCTGGACTGGCGTATGGCGCTGGTGGCGATCTGCATCTTCCCGGCGGTGTTTGTGGTGATGGGCATTTACCAATACTACAGCATCCCGATTGTGCGCCGGGTGCGCAGCTATCTGGCAGACATCAACGACGGCTTTAACGAAGTGATCAACGGCATGGGCGTGATCCAGCAGTTTCGCCAGCAGATCCGCTTTGGTGAACGCATGAGCGCCGCCAGCCGTTCGCACTACACCGCGCGTATGCAGACTCTGCGGCTGGATGGTTTCCTGTTGCGTCCGCTGCTCAGCCTGTTTTCGGCGCTGGTGCTGTGTGGCCTGCTGATGTTGTTTGGCTTCAGCGGTGAGGGAAGCATTGGCGTGGGCGTGCTCTATGCCTTTATCAACTACCTCGGGCGTCTGAATGAGCCGTTGATTGAGCTGACGTCGCAGCAGTCGATTCTGCAGCAGGCGGTGGTGGCCGGCGAGCGTATTTTCGAACTGATGGATCGCCGTCAACAGAGCTATGGGACGGACGATCGCCCGCTCGAGAGTGGCCGCATTGATATTGAAGACCTGAGCTTTGCCTACCGCGATGACAAAAAGGTGCTGCAGCATATTTCGCTGTCGGTGCCGTCGCGGGGTTTTGTGGCGTTGGTGGGGCATACCGGCAGCGGCAAGAGCACGCTGGCCAACCTGCTGATGGGGTATTACCCGGTCAATCAGGGCGAAGTCCGTCTCGATGGTCGTCCGCTGGCCAGCCTGTCGCACCGTACGTTGCGGCAGGGGGTGGCAATGGTGCAGCAGGATCCGGTGGTGATCGCCGAATCGGTGCTGGCCAACGTTACGCTGGGCCGTAACATCAGTGAAGAGATAGTGTGGCAGGCGCTGGAAACGGTGCAATTGGCTGAGCTGGTACGCAGCTTCCCACAGGGGATTCACACCCGGCTGGGCGAGCAGGGTAACAACCTGTCGGTGGGCCAGAAACAGCTATTGGCGATGGCCAGGGTATTGGTGCAGGCGCCGCAGATCCTGATCCTCGACGAAGCGACCGCCAATATCGATTCAGGCACTGAGCAAGCGATTCAGCGTGCACTGCGTTTGATTCGTGAACATACCACGCTGGTGGTGATCGCTCACCGATTGTCGACCATTGTCGATGCCGATTCCATTCTGGTTCTGCACCGGGGTCAGGCGGTCGAGCAGGGCAATCATCAGCAACTGTTGGCTCAGCAGGGGCGTTACTACCAGATGTACCAGCTGCAACTGGTGGGTGAAGAATTGGCCGCTGCCAATCGCGAAGAAACACAACCCGCATGA
- the queC gene encoding 7-cyano-7-deazaguanine synthase QueC has product MKRAVVVFSGGQDSTTCLIQALQQYDEVHCVTFDYGQRHRAEIEVAQALSVALGAKAHKLLDVGLLNELAISSLTRDNIPVPAYGSTEANGLPSTFVPGRNILFLTLAAIYAYQVEAEAVITGVCETDFSGYPDCRDEFVKALNQAIVLGIARDIRFETPLMWLNKAETWALADYYHQLDLVRQETLTCYSGIKGDGCGECAACHLRANGLTQYQINKAEVMASLKQKTGLV; this is encoded by the coding sequence ATGAAACGCGCGGTTGTCGTTTTCAGCGGTGGACAAGATTCCACGACCTGCTTGATTCAGGCATTGCAACAGTACGACGAAGTTCACTGCGTCACCTTCGATTACGGTCAGCGCCATCGCGCCGAGATTGAGGTGGCTCAAGCGCTGTCGGTGGCCCTTGGGGCCAAGGCGCATAAACTGCTGGACGTTGGCCTGCTCAATGAACTGGCGATCAGCAGCCTGACCCGTGACAATATCCCGGTTCCGGCTTACGGCAGCACCGAGGCCAACGGGTTGCCGAGCACTTTCGTGCCGGGCCGTAATATTCTGTTCCTGACGCTGGCGGCGATTTATGCCTACCAGGTCGAAGCCGAGGCGGTGATCACCGGCGTTTGCGAAACCGATTTTTCCGGTTATCCCGACTGCCGCGACGAATTTGTCAAAGCGCTGAACCAGGCAATAGTGCTGGGCATCGCCCGCGATATCCGTTTTGAAACGCCACTGATGTGGCTGAACAAGGCTGAGACCTGGGCACTGGCAGATTACTACCATCAGTTGGATCTGGTTCGGCAGGAAACCCTGACCTGCTACAGCGGTATTAAAGGCGACGGCTGCGGTGAATGTGCCGCCTGTCACCTGCGCGCCAACGGCCTGACGCAATACCAAATCAACAAAGCGGAAGTGATGGCGAGCCTGAAACAGAAGACCGGCCTGGTCTGA
- a CDS encoding PLP-dependent cysteine synthase family protein has translation MTNSWVKYAIGEIEADFQRSADTHLIRLNLPEFPGICLYLKDESTHPTGSLKHRLARSLFLYGLCNGWITENTTIIEASSGSTAVSEAYFARLIGLPFIAVMPSCTARRKVEQIAFYGGRCHFVDHAAQIYAVSEQLAQELNGHYMDQFTYAERATDWRGNNNIADSIFRQMAREPFPVPKHIVMSAGTGGTSATLGRYIRYQGHDTRLTVVDPENSVFYDCFHQRDRTLIGSCGSRIEGIGRPRAEPSFIPSVVDSMLRVPDAASVATIHWLETVLGRKVGASTGTNVWGALQLAKQMRENGEQGSIVTLLCDSGERYLDTYYNPEWVRNNIGDLTPYLAQLADL, from the coding sequence ATGACAAACTCTTGGGTAAAATATGCTATCGGTGAAATAGAAGCGGATTTCCAACGCTCCGCCGACACGCACCTGATCCGCCTGAACCTGCCCGAATTTCCCGGTATCTGCCTGTACCTGAAAGATGAAAGCACTCACCCGACCGGCAGCCTGAAGCATCGGCTGGCGCGCTCGCTGTTCCTGTACGGCCTGTGCAACGGCTGGATCACCGAAAACACCACGATTATCGAAGCCTCTTCAGGTAGCACCGCCGTGTCCGAAGCTTACTTCGCCCGGCTGATTGGCCTGCCGTTTATTGCCGTGATGCCTTCCTGCACGGCACGCCGCAAGGTTGAGCAAATTGCGTTTTACGGCGGCCGCTGCCATTTCGTCGATCACGCGGCACAGATTTACGCGGTCTCCGAGCAGTTGGCGCAAGAACTGAACGGCCACTATATGGATCAGTTCACCTACGCCGAACGCGCCACCGACTGGCGCGGCAATAACAATATCGCCGACAGCATCTTCCGCCAGATGGCGCGTGAACCCTTCCCTGTCCCTAAACATATCGTGATGAGCGCGGGCACCGGCGGTACATCTGCAACGCTGGGACGCTATATTCGCTATCAGGGGCACGACACCCGCTTGACGGTCGTCGATCCGGAAAACTCGGTATTCTATGATTGTTTCCACCAGCGCGATCGCACCTTGATCGGCAGTTGCGGCAGCAGGATCGAAGGTATTGGCCGCCCGCGCGCCGAACCCTCGTTTATCCCGTCGGTGGTCGACAGCATGCTGCGCGTTCCGGACGCGGCCAGCGTTGCTACCATTCATTGGCTGGAAACGGTACTGGGCCGTAAAGTGGGCGCCTCCACCGGCACTAATGTGTGGGGCGCGCTGCAATTGGCGAAACAGATGCGGGAAAATGGCGAACAGGGTTCTATCGTCACCCTGCTATGCGACAGCGGTGAGCGCTATCTGGATACCTACTACAACCCTGAATGGGTGAGAAACAATATCGGCGATCTGACCCCGTATCTGGCGCAGCTGGCAGACTTGTAA